The Pseudomonas sp. G2-4 genome window below encodes:
- a CDS encoding ATP-binding cassette domain-containing protein translates to MTQRLLQLDQVSFNLPDGRVLFDHLNHTFSTRATGIVGANGCGKSLLGRLLAGEQLPTSGTVRREGRVYAVAQLLEPERYPSVAALAGVEHILAALERIAQGSVDDDDHSLAVDQWDCATRLEAQLQQIGLGHLNADSRTDALSGGERQRVALLGAWLSRAEWLVLDEPSNHLDIDQQHKLAQQIDRWPNGLVLISHDRGLLEHVSEIVELSPLGLAVYGGNYSQYAAAREQEQLAFQSTLQGERAQAKREQREMAVQMERQQRRNARGDRQARDGNQTKLITNAQKERSENSQGKLRLNQQVAREQQQQRIVEARARCAPEIQRMMLSPESTVPNGKLIVQLNEIVLPFGSTTPVNLTLTGPMRLAILGANGSGKSTLLRVIAGQLPVREGELIRSCHVGWLDQHAGLQYPDRTAVQWLYESNRQLPEAEARTRLAQMGIDADRAMLKTCQLSGGERLKIALAAQLYSQCPPQLLLLDEPDNHLDLPSRIALEQMLNQYQGALIVVSHDSTFLQAIHLDAELTLNI, encoded by the coding sequence ATGACTCAACGGTTACTTCAACTTGATCAAGTGTCGTTCAACCTGCCCGACGGGCGCGTGCTGTTCGATCACTTGAATCACACCTTTAGTACCAGGGCCACGGGAATCGTCGGCGCCAATGGCTGTGGCAAGTCCTTGCTCGGCCGGCTCCTGGCGGGGGAGCAGTTGCCCACCAGCGGCACCGTTCGTCGAGAAGGACGGGTTTACGCCGTGGCGCAGTTACTCGAACCTGAACGTTACCCCAGTGTTGCCGCGCTGGCCGGTGTCGAACACATTCTGGCCGCGCTGGAGCGCATTGCCCAAGGTAGCGTCGACGATGATGACCATTCGCTGGCGGTTGACCAATGGGATTGCGCCACACGCCTTGAGGCGCAGCTGCAGCAGATTGGGTTGGGCCACTTGAATGCGGACTCGCGCACCGACGCACTCAGTGGTGGCGAACGGCAACGGGTGGCGTTGCTGGGGGCTTGGTTATCCAGGGCCGAGTGGCTCGTTCTGGATGAGCCCAGCAACCACTTGGATATTGATCAGCAGCACAAGCTCGCGCAGCAGATCGATCGCTGGCCCAACGGCCTGGTGTTGATCAGCCACGACCGTGGCCTTCTGGAGCACGTAAGCGAAATTGTCGAGCTTTCGCCCTTGGGGCTGGCGGTTTATGGCGGTAATTACAGTCAGTATGCAGCGGCACGCGAACAGGAGCAGCTGGCGTTTCAGTCGACATTGCAAGGGGAACGAGCGCAGGCCAAGCGTGAGCAACGTGAGATGGCCGTGCAGATGGAGCGTCAGCAGCGGCGTAATGCCCGCGGTGATCGTCAGGCTCGTGACGGCAATCAGACCAAGCTGATCACCAACGCCCAGAAAGAGCGCAGTGAAAACAGTCAGGGGAAACTACGCCTTAATCAACAGGTGGCCCGTGAGCAGCAGCAACAACGCATTGTCGAGGCCCGTGCGCGGTGTGCGCCGGAGATTCAGCGCATGATGCTGTCCCCGGAAAGCACCGTGCCCAACGGCAAGTTGATAGTGCAGCTCAACGAAATCGTGTTGCCGTTCGGTTCCACTACGCCTGTCAATCTGACGCTGACGGGGCCTATGCGTCTGGCCATTCTGGGCGCCAACGGTAGCGGAAAATCAACCTTGCTGCGGGTCATCGCCGGTCAACTGCCGGTGCGGGAAGGCGAGCTGATACGCAGTTGCCATGTCGGGTGGCTGGATCAACACGCCGGATTGCAGTACCCCGATCGCACAGCCGTGCAATGGCTATACGAGAGCAATCGGCAGTTGCCCGAGGCCGAGGCGCGAACCCGGTTGGCGCAGATGGGTATCGATGCGGATCGTGCGATGCTCAAGACCTGTCAGTTGAGTGGTGGCGAACGCTTGAAAATAGCACTTGCAGCACAGTTGTATTCACAGTGCCCGCCACAACTGCTGTTACTGGACGAGCCGGACAACCATCTGGACTTGCCCAGTCGCATCGCGCTGGAGCAAATGCTTAATCAGTATCAAGGGGCATTGATCGTGGTTTCTCACGACAGCACTTTTTTACAGGCCATCCATCTGGACGCCGAGCTCACCCTCAACATTTAG
- a CDS encoding exonuclease SbcCD subunit D C-terminal domain-containing protein: MRLFHTSDWHLGQNLHGQERDFEHACFLDWLLRQLTNEKPDVLLIAGDIFDTVNPPVKAQERLYDFIVSAHEQNANLTIVMIAGNHDSGSRIELPAPLMRRLRTHALGRVLWLDDGQLDVERLLLPLPDAKGKVKAWCLALPFLRPAEVTGAQLGDDYLRGIGQVHEWLIAAANGKRKKGQALIAISHAHMAGGSVSEDSERSLIIGNAEALPASLFGPSISYVALGHLHKPQKVNGEERIRYSGSPIPLSFSEIGYQHQILDVTLDGETLVKVEPRLIPRAVNLQRLGPAPLAEILVQLKELPDIDLLADVQRQPWLEVRVRLDEPQPDLRHQVETALQGKAVRLVRIAAEYAGNGGSGSADDGAALIELDQLSPQELFSRAWQDTYGNDVDEQTLKDFAVLLQDVQMESEQP; the protein is encoded by the coding sequence TTGCGTCTGTTTCACACCTCCGACTGGCATCTGGGCCAAAACCTCCACGGCCAGGAACGCGACTTCGAACACGCCTGTTTCCTCGACTGGCTGCTGCGCCAGCTCACCAACGAAAAACCCGATGTGCTGCTGATCGCCGGCGATATCTTCGACACCGTGAACCCGCCGGTCAAAGCCCAGGAGCGGCTGTACGACTTCATCGTCAGCGCCCATGAACAAAACGCCAACCTGACCATCGTGATGATCGCCGGTAACCACGATTCCGGCTCGCGCATCGAACTGCCGGCGCCGCTGATGCGGCGCTTGCGCACCCATGCCCTGGGCCGGGTGTTGTGGCTGGACGACGGCCAATTGGACGTCGAGCGCCTGTTGCTGCCGTTGCCCGACGCCAAGGGCAAGGTCAAGGCCTGGTGCCTGGCCCTGCCGTTCCTGCGGCCCGCCGAAGTCACCGGCGCGCAGTTGGGTGATGACTACCTGCGGGGCATCGGCCAAGTGCATGAATGGCTGATCGCCGCCGCCAACGGCAAGCGCAAGAAAGGCCAGGCGTTGATCGCCATCAGCCATGCGCACATGGCCGGCGGTTCGGTGTCCGAGGATTCCGAGCGCAGCCTGATCATCGGCAACGCCGAAGCGCTGCCCGCCAGCCTGTTCGGTCCGAGCATCAGCTATGTCGCCCTCGGCCACTTGCACAAGCCGCAGAAGGTCAACGGTGAAGAACGCATCCGCTACAGCGGCTCGCCGATTCCACTGTCGTTCTCGGAGATTGGCTATCAGCACCAGATTCTCGACGTCACCCTGGACGGCGAAACCCTGGTCAAGGTCGAGCCACGGCTGATTCCCCGTGCCGTCAACCTGCAACGCCTGGGCCCTGCGCCGCTGGCCGAGATCCTGGTGCAACTCAAGGAGCTGCCCGACATCGACCTGCTGGCCGATGTCCAGCGTCAGCCCTGGCTGGAGGTGCGGGTGCGCCTCGACGAGCCACAGCCAGACCTGCGTCATCAGGTGGAAACCGCGCTGCAAGGCAAAGCCGTGCGGCTGGTGCGGATCGCCGCCGAGTACGCCGGCAACGGTGGCAGCGGCAGCGCCGATGACGGCGCCGCGCTGATCGAGTTGGACCAACTCAGCCCCCAGGAACTGTTCAGCCGCGCGTGGCAGGACACCTACGGCAACGACGTGGACGAACAGACCCTCAAGGATTTCGCCGTGCTGTTGCAAGACGTGCAGATGGAGAGCGAACAGCCATGA
- a CDS encoding SbcC/MukB-like Walker B domain-containing protein — protein sequence MKILAIRLKNLASLAGPFEIDFTAEPLASAGLFAITGPTGAGKSTLLDALCLALFGAVPRLNNTGRDAKVPDADGDIATGDPRTLLRRGTGDGYAEVDFRGIDGRRYRARWEANRAREKAGGKLQASRQSLRDLDNDQLLASQKGEYKTQLEAALGLNFEQFTRAVLLAQSEFSAFLKADDNERSELLEKLTDTALYTRLGRRAFDKAKLAKETHKQLQDQATGVTPLAPEARAELDQRFNEAQQQLKAQQAQLKQLEQQHIWLKDLRQLQDEQSSAAEQLQQAQTDWTVLADERLKLARLEQLAPQRHQFIRQTELNRQLEPLAVQIQQLTQQQIDLHAQQAELEKALENAHQALATARQQSTDTAPLLRQAFDEQSTLARLAQDTSLSAERQEQAQQACTEGQRTIDSLLEQQKQVAERLQRIAGELEQSSHLAPLSDAWNAYRDRLQQLMLIGNRLNKGQAELATLEHSAARAAEDLATRRQDLEVLYKEAGAEPAAVAEQIQLLGNLLQDNRKQLRAFEELTRLWASQQELDTRGAELEQRQQMALQERDRLVREGGEAKAELTIAEQTLTVTRELLERQRLARSESVEQLRAQLQDEQPCPVCGSVEHPYHQPEALLQSLGRHDENEEANARKTVEQLNEKVIDLRAQYSGVIAQLKELKQQQEHLASQQQGLAPSLEAHPLSAQLLAQDSSKRDAWLAQQNSQLHQHISQDEQRQTALLTLQQDAVRLSQQLRDAETASQQASQQLSNQQQELARDRQRLDDELSHFSALLPADTLQALRTEPAVTFMQLDQQIAQRLEQVEQQRDELSEQLKRQQTLEKEQDRQQTRVQQLESARQQFSALTGQQQACQQTLTQRLGAHTSAEQWQQQIDQALEQARQAEATANQQLQELRNNLVQRAAELKARQEQAQSLSAEHQALAAGIAQWRASHPELGDAALEALLSLDEQHVNQLRQRLLNSEKAIEQARVLLTEREQRLQNHKAQHNGNLLPEQLADALTELQTQFAASEQRCAELRAEQAEDQRRQNANQALAQQIEQAYVEYQRWARLDALIGSATGDRFRKLAQAYNLDLLVHHANVQLRQLVRRYRLKRGGSMLGLLVMDTEMGDELRSVHSLSGGETFLVSLALALGLASMASSTLKIESLFIDEGFGSLDPESLQLAMDALDGLQAQGRKVAVISHVQEMHERIPVQIQVRRQGNGLSTVEVK from the coding sequence ATGAAGATCCTCGCCATCCGCCTCAAGAACCTCGCCTCCCTGGCCGGCCCTTTCGAAATCGATTTCACCGCCGAACCCTTGGCCAGCGCTGGCTTGTTCGCCATCACCGGCCCCACGGGTGCCGGCAAGAGTACGCTGCTCGACGCCCTGTGCCTGGCGCTGTTCGGTGCCGTGCCGCGCCTCAACAACACCGGGCGCGATGCCAAGGTGCCGGACGCCGACGGCGACATTGCCACCGGCGATCCGCGCACGCTGTTGCGCCGGGGTACGGGCGACGGTTATGCCGAAGTGGATTTTCGCGGCATCGACGGACGCCGCTATCGGGCCCGCTGGGAAGCCAATCGTGCCCGGGAAAAGGCCGGTGGCAAGTTGCAAGCCAGTCGCCAGAGCCTGCGGGACCTGGACAACGATCAACTGCTGGCGAGCCAGAAAGGCGAATACAAGACCCAGCTCGAAGCGGCCTTGGGCCTGAACTTCGAACAGTTCACTCGGGCCGTGCTGCTGGCCCAGAGCGAGTTCAGTGCGTTCCTCAAGGCCGATGACAACGAGCGCAGCGAACTGCTGGAAAAACTCACCGACACCGCCCTGTACACCCGCCTCGGTCGCCGGGCCTTCGACAAGGCCAAGCTCGCCAAAGAAACCCACAAGCAGTTACAGGACCAGGCCACCGGCGTCACCCCGCTGGCCCCCGAGGCCCGGGCCGAGCTGGACCAGCGTTTCAACGAAGCCCAGCAGCAACTCAAGGCCCAACAAGCCCAACTCAAGCAGCTGGAACAGCAACACATCTGGCTCAAGGACCTGCGCCAGTTGCAGGACGAACAGAGCAGCGCCGCCGAGCAACTGCAACAGGCCCAAACCGATTGGACCGTGCTGGCAGATGAGCGCCTGAAACTGGCTCGCCTGGAACAACTGGCGCCCCAGCGGCATCAGTTCATTCGCCAGACGGAGCTGAACCGGCAGCTCGAGCCCCTGGCGGTGCAGATCCAGCAACTCACCCAGCAGCAGATCGACCTGCATGCACAGCAGGCCGAGCTGGAAAAGGCTCTGGAGAACGCGCATCAGGCGTTGGCCACCGCCAGGCAGCAAAGCACCGACACTGCGCCGTTGCTGCGCCAGGCCTTCGACGAGCAGAGCACCCTCGCCCGTCTGGCCCAGGACACGAGCCTCAGCGCCGAACGCCAGGAACAGGCACAACAGGCGTGTACCGAAGGCCAGCGCACGATCGACAGCTTGCTTGAACAGCAAAAGCAGGTGGCCGAGCGCTTGCAGCGCATCGCTGGCGAGCTTGAACAAAGCAGCCACCTTGCGCCACTGAGCGACGCCTGGAACGCCTATCGCGACCGACTTCAACAGTTGATGCTGATCGGCAATCGCCTGAACAAGGGCCAGGCCGAACTCGCCACGTTGGAGCACAGCGCCGCCCGCGCCGCCGAGGACCTGGCGACCCGCCGGCAAGACCTCGAAGTGCTCTACAAAGAAGCCGGCGCCGAACCAGCGGCGGTGGCCGAACAGATCCAACTGCTCGGCAACCTTCTGCAAGACAACCGCAAGCAACTGCGAGCCTTCGAAGAGCTGACGCGGCTCTGGGCCAGCCAGCAAGAACTGGACACACGCGGCGCCGAGCTGGAACAGCGCCAACAGATGGCGTTGCAGGAACGTGACCGGCTGGTGCGCGAAGGCGGTGAAGCGAAGGCCGAACTGACGATTGCCGAACAGACCCTGACGGTCACCCGTGAACTGCTGGAACGCCAGCGCCTGGCCCGCAGCGAAAGCGTCGAGCAACTGCGCGCGCAATTGCAGGACGAGCAGCCCTGCCCGGTGTGTGGCAGTGTCGAGCATCCTTATCATCAGCCCGAAGCGCTGCTGCAAAGCCTCGGGCGTCACGATGAAAACGAAGAGGCCAACGCCCGCAAAACGGTCGAGCAGCTCAATGAAAAAGTCATCGACCTGCGCGCGCAATACAGCGGTGTCATCGCCCAGCTCAAGGAACTCAAACAGCAACAGGAACACCTCGCCAGCCAGCAACAGGGTCTGGCCCCCAGCCTTGAAGCTCACCCACTGTCGGCGCAACTGCTGGCCCAGGATTCGAGCAAGCGCGATGCCTGGCTGGCCCAGCAGAACAGCCAACTGCACCAGCACATCAGCCAGGACGAACAACGGCAAACCGCCCTGCTGACCCTGCAACAAGATGCCGTGCGCCTCTCCCAGCAACTGCGTGATGCCGAAACGGCAAGCCAGCAGGCATCACAGCAGCTGAGCAACCAGCAGCAGGAACTGGCCCGAGATCGCCAACGCCTGGACGATGAATTGAGTCACTTCAGCGCGCTGTTGCCGGCCGATACCTTGCAGGCCCTACGCACCGAGCCCGCCGTAACGTTCATGCAGCTTGACCAACAGATCGCCCAGCGCCTGGAACAAGTGGAACAGCAGCGCGACGAACTCAGCGAACAGCTCAAGCGCCAGCAAACCCTGGAGAAAGAGCAGGACCGCCAGCAGACTCGCGTTCAGCAATTGGAATCGGCGCGACAGCAATTCAGTGCCCTGACCGGGCAACAGCAGGCCTGTCAGCAAACACTCACGCAGCGGCTGGGCGCACACACCAGCGCCGAACAGTGGCAGCAACAAATTGACCAGGCCCTGGAACAGGCTCGCCAAGCCGAGGCGACAGCCAATCAACAACTGCAGGAACTGCGTAACAACCTGGTGCAACGGGCCGCCGAACTCAAGGCCAGGCAGGAACAAGCCCAATCATTGAGCGCAGAGCACCAGGCGCTGGCTGCTGGCATCGCACAATGGCGCGCTTCCCACCCGGAACTGGGAGATGCTGCGCTTGAAGCCTTGCTCAGCCTGGATGAGCAGCACGTCAACCAGTTGCGCCAGCGCCTGCTCAACAGCGAAAAAGCCATCGAACAGGCCCGCGTGCTGCTGACCGAACGCGAGCAACGTCTGCAAAATCATAAGGCCCAGCACAACGGCAACCTGCTGCCGGAGCAATTGGCCGATGCCCTCACCGAACTGCAAACGCAATTCGCCGCCAGCGAACAACGCTGTGCCGAGCTGCGCGCCGAACAGGCCGAGGACCAGCGCCGGCAGAACGCTAACCAGGCCCTGGCCCAGCAGATTGAACAGGCCTATGTCGAATACCAGCGTTGGGCGCGGCTGGATGCGCTGATCGGTTCAGCCACCGGCGACCGTTTCCGCAAACTGGCCCAGGCCTACAACCTCGACTTGCTGGTGCACCACGCCAACGTCCAGTTGCGCCAGTTGGTGCGTCGCTACCGGCTCAAGCGCGGCGGCAGCATGCTCGGGCTGCTGGTGATGGACACGGAGATGGGCGATGAATTGCGCTCGGTGCATTCGTTGTCCGGCGGCGAAACCTTCCTGGTCTCCCTCGCTTTGGCGCTGGGCCTGGCCTCGATGGCGTCCAGCACGCTGAAAATCGAGTCGCTGTTCATCGACGAAGGGTTTGGCAGCCTTGATCCCGAGTCCCTGCAACTGGCGATGGACGCCCTCGACGGGTTGCAGGCCCAGGGCCGCAAGGTCGCGGTGATTTCCCACGTGCAGGAAATGCACGAGCGGATCCCGGTGCAGATCCAGGTCCGACGCCAGGGCAATGGGTTGAGCACTGTGGAGGTGAAATGA
- a CDS encoding glutathione S-transferase yields MSRATLYSFRRCPYAMRARMALRYSAVELDIVEVSLKAKPAEMLALSSKGTVPVLQVEGRVIDESLEIMTWALARHDPQDWRLLDDSVGQALTAALIEENDHRFKLHLNRYKYPERYPEQPMEHYRAEGEVFLGRLETLLQARPFLVADRLSLADVALMPFVRQFAHVDREWFAQAPYPHLQQWLQRLLESELFVAIMAK; encoded by the coding sequence ATGAGCCGCGCCACGCTCTATTCCTTCCGCCGCTGTCCCTACGCGATGCGAGCGCGCATGGCGTTGCGCTACAGCGCTGTCGAGTTGGACATTGTCGAAGTCAGCCTGAAGGCCAAGCCCGCCGAGATGCTCGCGTTGTCCAGCAAGGGTACGGTACCGGTGCTGCAGGTTGAGGGCCGGGTGATCGATGAAAGCCTGGAAATCATGACGTGGGCCTTGGCCCGGCATGATCCGCAAGACTGGCGGCTGCTGGATGATTCTGTGGGCCAAGCGTTGACGGCGGCGTTGATCGAGGAGAACGACCATCGGTTCAAGCTTCACCTGAATCGCTACAAGTACCCCGAGCGCTATCCTGAACAGCCGATGGAGCATTATCGGGCCGAGGGCGAGGTGTTCCTGGGCAGGCTGGAAACGTTACTTCAAGCGCGGCCATTCCTGGTGGCGGATCGCCTGAGCCTCGCCGATGTGGCGCTGATGCCATTCGTGCGGCAGTTTGCCCATGTCGACCGCGAGTGGTTCGCCCAGGCGCCCTACCCACATTTGCAACAGTGGTTGCAGCGGCTCCTGGAGTCCGAGCTGTTCGTGGCGATTATGGCCAAGTAA
- a CDS encoding lactonase family protein, which yields MKMRSLWPLLMAGSVGAMGVHAGTDERHQLLVGSYTAGQSQGIYRLQFDSRTGQLDANPLQVIKTDNPSWLTLSSDMTRLFVVNENGPGQKDPVGKVSSYAIDPKTHELSLINQVQSLGNEPTHSSLSGDGRHLLVSNYSVMEDPGGTLAVLPVGADGKLSPVVQMSSHQPSRVNPERQMSAHVHSAVSSPDGKYVFANDLGADKVFIYRYDPKANPELPLTAADPAFVQLPPGSGPRHLLFSADGKHAWLTMEMTAQVAVFDYQDGHLTQRQLVDLAAGKPQTGRAAAALHASKDGKFLYVSNRGTTNELLVFAIDPAAGTLKELQRRSVEGDHPREFSLDPSGRFLLIANQKSNQIVVLERDSKTGLLGKTVQKMPMDAPSDLKFMLRQ from the coding sequence ATGAAGATGCGTAGTCTCTGGCCATTGTTGATGGCTGGCAGCGTGGGCGCCATGGGTGTCCACGCAGGTACCGATGAACGCCATCAATTGCTGGTGGGTTCCTATACCGCCGGCCAGAGCCAGGGCATCTACCGGTTGCAATTCGACAGCCGCACCGGCCAGCTCGATGCCAATCCGTTGCAAGTGATCAAGACTGACAATCCTTCCTGGCTGACGCTGTCCAGCGACATGACCCGGCTGTTCGTGGTCAACGAAAACGGGCCGGGACAGAAAGACCCGGTGGGCAAGGTCAGCAGCTACGCCATCGACCCGAAAACCCATGAACTGAGCCTGATCAATCAGGTGCAGTCCTTGGGCAACGAGCCAACCCATTCCAGCCTTAGCGGCGATGGCCGACACCTGCTGGTCAGCAACTATTCAGTCATGGAAGACCCGGGCGGCACCCTGGCGGTGTTGCCAGTGGGCGCCGACGGCAAGCTGTCGCCGGTGGTGCAGATGAGCAGCCATCAACCGAGCCGGGTCAATCCCGAGCGGCAGATGTCGGCCCACGTGCACTCGGCAGTGTCTTCGCCCGATGGCAAGTATGTGTTCGCCAATGACCTGGGGGCGGACAAAGTCTTCATCTACCGCTACGACCCCAAGGCCAATCCCGAGCTGCCGTTGACTGCCGCCGATCCGGCCTTTGTGCAATTGCCACCGGGCAGTGGCCCACGGCATTTGCTGTTCAGTGCCGATGGCAAGCATGCCTGGCTGACGATGGAAATGACCGCGCAAGTGGCCGTGTTCGATTACCAGGATGGACACTTGACCCAGCGCCAACTGGTGGACCTGGCGGCTGGCAAACCGCAGACGGGCAGGGCGGCGGCTGCGCTGCACGCGTCCAAGGACGGCAAGTTCCTTTACGTCAGCAATCGCGGCACCACCAACGAACTGCTGGTATTCGCCATCGACCCGGCAGCGGGGACGCTCAAGGAGTTGCAACGGCGCTCCGTAGAAGGCGACCATCCGCGCGAGTTCAGCCTCGACCCGAGCGGTAGATTCCTGCTGATTGCCAACCAGAAGAGCAACCAGATCGTGGTGCTCGAGCGTGATTCCAAGACCGGCCTGCTGGGTAAAACCGTGCAGAAAATGCCCATGGATGCACCGAGCGACTTGAAATTCATGCTGCGTCAATAG
- a CDS encoding DUF5629 family protein produces the protein MTAVTDPLLQALDSCDMLIIDGLHAFNFELDEQDQLHVECMNGRTLEHWRFTPAQMQAATFDKASNHWIITSDSGDHHLECVEATSGHDDEDDEHEDA, from the coding sequence ATGACTGCCGTAACCGACCCCCTGCTGCAAGCCCTCGACTCCTGCGACATGCTGATTATCGACGGCCTGCACGCATTCAATTTTGAGCTCGACGAGCAGGACCAACTGCACGTTGAGTGCATGAACGGCCGCACCCTCGAGCACTGGCGTTTCACACCGGCGCAAATGCAGGCCGCGACGTTCGACAAAGCCTCGAATCACTGGATCATCACCAGTGACTCCGGCGACCACCATCTGGAATGCGTCGAAGCCACCAGCGGCCACGACGATGAGGACGACGAACATGAAGATGCGTAG